The genomic DNA GAGGGCTTCCGGCTGTACATCGAGTGGCAGAATCGGCTGACCGAGCCGGAGGCGATCGCCCGGGAGATCTTCATCGAGAGTCCCCTGGTGCACTCCTCGGTGAGCGTGCGGCGCGAATGGCTGGAACGGGTCGGGGGGTACCAGGAGCGCGGCTGGGCGGAGGATTACGACCTGTGGCTGCGCATGCATATCGCCGGGGCGCGCTTCGCCAAGGTCGCGGCAGTACTGCTGCATTGGCGGGATCACCCGCTCCGCCTGACGCGTACCGACTCGCGCTACTCGGTCGAGAACTTCCTGAGGGCGAAGAGTCACTACCTGATGCAGGGCCCGTTGCAGGGGCGCGATGCGGTGATCGTGTGGGGTGCCGGCCAGATGGGCCGGCGCCTGGCTAAGCATCTACAGCGCGACGGCGCTCCGTTGTCCGCCTTCGTCGACATCGACCCTCGCAAGATTGGGAGGGAACGGCGCGGGCGTCCGATCGTTGCCCCCTCCGCTCTGCCGGATCTCTGGGGGCAGCATCAACGGCCGGTGGTGCTGGCATGCGTCGGCTCGCGTGGCGCCCGTCAGCTGATTCGCGAACAGCTCGAGGCCGCCGGTCTGCGTGAAGGTTCGGACTGGTGGGCGGCGGCCTGACCGCCGGTACTGGCCTCTCGCTGTCCGCGCTGCGGCATCCGCCTGCCTTGCCGGGTCAGCCCCAGACGGTCGACCTCATCCTTCTCCACCGATGAGCGTCAGCAGCATCACGGTCGGGGTCTTGGCCAGCAGGCTGTGCCGCACGTTTGGCTCCAGGTGAGCCCAGGACCCGGGGCCGGCCTGGAAGTGATCCGCACCCAGCGTGAGTTCGACCTCCCCCGCCAGAATGTGGATCACCGCCGGACGTGCGGCAGTGTGCTCGGAGAGCATCTGACCCGGAGCGAAGCCGAACAGGATCACCTTGCAGTCAGCGGCCTGGTACAGGCTGCGGCTGAGGATGCTATCGGGTGGGACCTGTCCCAGGGTGAGATTGATGTCCTGGACAAATGCGTGCGGCTTCTGGGATTCAGGCATTGGAGCGACCTCCGGCGGCAACAGCGAGTCTATCCGCAGATCGGCGTTCTGGGCTAGCCGAGTTCGGCAGTGGGGGCCAGCGGGCTGGCTTGGACTGGTGCTACGTCAGGCGCACGCCTGGGATCAGCCGCGGCACGCGCTGCTGATAGTCCGCGTAGGCCGGGCCGAACTCAGCGAGCAGACGGCGCTCTTCG from Anaerolineales bacterium includes the following:
- a CDS encoding glycosyltransferase, whose amino-acid sequence is MSVLMPCRDAASTLEAAISSIVAQSLSDFELVAVDDGSSDGTSERLRAWAERDSRLRLLRIEARGIIPALNAGLGVCRAPVIARMDADDIAEPNRLRSQLDLLSARPELAAVGCLVAGYPPAELAEGFRLYIEWQNRLTEPEAIAREIFIESPLVHSSVSVRREWLERVGGYQERGWAEDYDLWLRMHIAGARFAKVAAVLLHWRDHPLRLTRTDSRYSVENFLRAKSHYLMQGPLQGRDAVIVWGAGQMGRRLAKHLQRDGAPLSAFVDIDPRKIGRERRGRPIVAPSALPDLWGQHQRPVVLACVGSRGARQLIREQLEAAGLREGSDWWAAA
- a CDS encoding cupin domain-containing protein produces the protein MPESQKPHAFVQDINLTLGQVPPDSILSRSLYQAADCKVILFGFAPGQMLSEHTAARPAVIHILAGEVELTLGADHFQAGPGSWAHLEPNVRHSLLAKTPTVMLLTLIGGEG